One stretch of Maylandia zebra isolate NMK-2024a linkage group LG13, Mzebra_GT3a, whole genome shotgun sequence DNA includes these proteins:
- the LOC143421807 gene encoding collagen alpha-1(IX) chain-like, producing the protein MGGIERNILLYSLCCCYVIPLCLCTGLHSQTVRFSSQVGIHLEQQSMCPQISIGEDHFPGFYIMSQFHIAELARRGTVKKVAGPSSQNVAYQIGPAFNFRINTRSAYPLGLPEEFAFLTVLRMSGSTVNQNWNIWQMQDVNGDEQMAVRLNGESKSLEFTFTALNGGRQTVVFSPLGFLFNDQWHRVFLEISRDSVALFVDCVLIDSQDIPPRLEVSLNGFTLIGKLKDNPVVAVPVELQSMLIHCDVTRARKEECYDLPGGASVRMISCNEEGGMGQNNVQDLRFTEQVADHDDLFVSLI; encoded by the exons atgggtgGAATCGAAAG AAATATCCTGCTCTATTCATTGTGCTGCTGCTATGTGATCCCACTGTGCCTCTGCACTGGACTTCATTCCCAGA CTGTGAGATTTTCATCTCAAGTTGGTATTCATTTGGAGCAGCAGTCCATGTGCCCTCAGATCAGCATTGGGGAGGATCATTTCCCAG GATTTTATATCATGTCACAGTTCCACATTGCTGAGTTGGCAAGAAGGGGCACTGTGAAAAAGGTGGCTGGACCATCTTCTCAGAATGTTGCTTATCAAATAGGCCCAGCATTCAACTTCAGAATCAACACAAG ATCAGCCTATCCGCTTGGATTGCCGGAGGAGTTTGCATTTTTGACAGTGCTGCGCATGAGTGGCAGCACCGTAAATCAAAACTGGAATATCTGGCAAATGCAAGATGTGAACGGCGACGAGCAGATGGCCGTCAGGCTCAACGGGGAATCCAAGTCGTTGGAGTTTACTTTCACAGCGCTAAACGGAGGGAGGCAGACTGTCGTTTTCAGCCCACTGGGGTTTCTTTTCAATGACCAGTGGCACAGAGTGTTCCTGGAAATCAGCAGGGACTCTGTGGCCCTTTTCGTGGACTGTGTCCTGATCGATTCTCAGGATATTCCACCCAGACTAGAAGTCAGCCTTAATGGCTTCACGTTAATAGGAAAGCTCAAGGATAACCCGGTGGTAGCAGTTCCG GTTGAACTGCAGTCAATGCTAATTCACTGCGATGTGACTCGAGCCCGGAAGGAGGAATGTTATGACCTCCCAGGCGGGGCATCGGTAAGAATGATCAGTTGTAATGAAGAGGGGGGAATGGGCCAAAACAACGTCCAGGATTTGCGCTTCACAGAACAAGTTGCTGACCACGATGatctctttgtgtctttaatttaa
- the col9a1b gene encoding collagen, type IX, alpha 1b — protein sequence MTGAQRIKGPFLVLLLQLVLICSSQNNQGPPGPPGPAGVPGIDGIAGERGDDGEDGPPGPDGDAGKPGSGGLPGIPGNDGLTGPIGDPGPDGPPGQKGEPGKPGPRGAAGVGPDGPLGPPGPGGLPGELGKAGPPGAMGVRGPQGPRGPAGPRGASGVLGSTDLCPNSCPPGTSGHPGLPGMKGHKGAKGEAGEPGKQGHKGTEGEQGSPGEVGAQGPRGPQGIRGAMGMMGPKGERGPRGPDGDPGPQGVAGAAGDVGQRGVMGEPGPKGEQGAQGPRGLTGVPGPKGESGLPGVDGREGIPGMPGAKGSVGKSGIPGEVGLQGLPGLPGVPGPKGTSGPKGDSGNPGLSGAIGSAGKLGERGEQGELGSVGPIGEPGDRGQQGPAGPAGKPGPRGPKGDPGLPGLPGPPGLPGIKGERGDRGEPGPKGEQGVQGDEGNPGEKGDVGDSGEPGPKGEVGNPGEAGRIGPEGSRGQPGIEGPPGTPGPRGMQGNRGPPGVRGTQGPAGKQPSDQHIKQVCMRVMQEQLTQLAASLRRPESGIAGLPGKPGPPGPPGPPGDNGFPGHAGSRGLPGLKGPPGQMGAKGPKGDMGDRGARGPIVRGPKGQPGPPGLPGEPGRPGYGRDGQDGQRGPPGIPGQLGVPGPPGPAGPNGYCDPSACNLQAGAAQQSLDVKGPAGN from the exons ATGACAGGGGCCCAGCGCATTAAAGGGCCATTTCTGGTGCTGCTCTTGCAGCTTGTCCTTATTTGCTcctctcaa AATAACCAAGGACCCCCTGGCCCCCCTGGACCTGCAGGTGTCCCAGGAATTGACGGCATTGCT GGAGAGAGGGGAGACGATGGCGAAGACGGTCCTCCT GGACCCGACGGAGATGCAGGTAAACCTGGCTCTGGAGGATTACCTGGAATTCCTGGAAATGAT GGTTTGACAGGCCCCATTGGAGATCCTGGGCCTGACGGTCCCCCCGGACAGAAA gggGAACCTGGGAAACCTGGACCTCGTGGAGCAGCT GGTGTTGGGCCAGATGGACCCCTT GGGCCTCCGGGACCTGGAGGACTTCCGGGTGAATTGGGAAAAGCTGGACCACCT GGGGCTATGGGTGTGAGAGGGCCACAGGGACCTCGTGGACCAGCAGGGCCCAGA GGTGCTTCTGGAGTGCTTGGCAGCACTGATCTG TGTCCCAACTCCTGTCCACCTGGGACCTCGGGACATCCTGGTCTTCCTGGCATGAAG GGCCACAAAGGTGCAAAGGGTGAAGCAGGAGAACCTGGGAAACAAGGACACAAG GGCACGGAGGGAGAGCAGGGAAGTCCAGGGGAGGTTGGAGCCCAAGGACCGAGG GGACCTCAGGGAATTCGTGGAGCTATGGGAATGATGGGCCCAAAGGGAGAGAGG GGACCTCGAGGTCCTGATGGAGATCCAGGTCCACAGGGTGTTGCAGGGGCAGCT GGGGATGTAGGCCAAAGAGGTGTTATGGGTGAACCCGGGCCTAAAGGCGAACAA GGTGCTCAAGGACCAAGAGGACTCACAGGTGTTCCAGGTCCCAAGGGCGAGTCT GGCTTACCAGGTGTGGATGGTCGTGAGGGTATTCCTGGAATGCCTGGAGCAAAG GGAAGCGTTGGGAAGTCAGGCATCCCTGGAGAGGTTGGACTTCAAGGGCTTCCG GGTTTGCCTGGTGTACCTGGACCAAAAGGCACAAGTGGCCCTAAG GGAGATTCTGGTAACCCAGGCCTTTCTGGAGCAATAGGATCTGCTGGCAAACTC GGTGAGCGTGGAGAACAGGGAGAGCTGGGATCTGTCGGGCCCATTGGTGAGCCt GGAGATAGAGGACAGCAAGGTCCTGCAGGTCCCGCTGGAAAGCCAGGTCCCCGG ggaCCCAAAGGTGACCCTGGTCTTCCTGGTCTCCCAGGTCCTCCTGGTCTGCCTGGAATAAAAGGAGAAAGg GGAGATCGTGGAGAACCAGGACCCAAAGGAGAGCAA GGAGTTCAAGGTGATGAGGGAAATCCAGGAGAAAAGGGGGATGTT GGTGACTCGGGAGAACCCGGCCCTAAAGGGGAA GTTGGGAACCCCGGTGAGGCTGGCAGAATAGGTCCCGAGGGAAGTCGAGGACAGCCTGGCATTGAAGGACCACCTGGCACACCTGGACCACGGGGCATGCAGGGAAACAGAGGCCCACCTGGAGTCAGAGGAACACAGGGTCCTGCG GGTAAACAGCCAAGTGATCAGCACATCAAACAAGTTTGCATGCGAGTCATGCAAG AACAGCTGACTCAGTTAGCTGCTAGTTTAAGGAGGCCAGAGTCTGGCATTGCTGGTTTACCTGGAAAACCTGGCCCACCGGGGCCTCCTGGTCCTCCAGGAGACAACGGCTTCCCCGGGCATGCTGGCTCAAGAGGCCTTCCAGGACTCAAAGGGCCACCAGGACAGATGGGAGCAAAAGGACCCAAAG GTGACATGGGAGACAGAGGGGCCAGAGGACCCATTGTTCGAGGACCGAAAGGTCAACCTGGACCACCTGGACTTCCTG GGGAACCGGGAAGGCCTGGCTATGGCCGTGACGGTCAGGATGGGCAGAGGGGACCTCCTGGCATTCCTGGACAGCTCGGTGTGCCCGGGCCTCCGGGTCCAGCCGGTCCTAATGGTTACTGTGACCCATCAGCCTGCAACCTTCAGGCAGGAGCTGCGCAGCAGTCCTTGGATGTGAAGGGACCTGCAGGAAACTAA